One segment of Pleuronectes platessa chromosome 21, fPlePla1.1, whole genome shotgun sequence DNA contains the following:
- the tmem101 gene encoding transmembrane protein 101, with the protein MAAPSRKQVLKFISQLGAFILTRFGFWNCFCMLMLFAERADSKRKPDINVPYLFVDMGAAVLCASFMSFGVKRRWFAMAAAVQLAVSTYAAYIGEQVHYGDWLKVRMYSRALANIGGFLVLASGAGEVYRQKARSRSLQSTGQVFLGVYLICLVYSLQHSKEDRQAYLNHIPGGEITLMALEVLFGVLALAFLSGCYIRLAAQILATILPLVILLIDGNLGYWHHGHKVEFWNQMKLIGHNVGVFAAALILATDG; encoded by the exons ATGGCGGCTCCCAGCAGGAAGCAGGTTTTAAAGTTCATCAGCCAGTTGGGGGCTTTTATTCTGACCCGGTTCGGCTTCTGGAACTGCTTCTGCATGTTGATGCTGTTCGCGGAGCGTGCGGATTCCAAACG GAAGCCAGACATCAACGTGCCGTACCTGTTTGTGGACATGGGGGCGGCTGTGCTCTGCGCCAGCTTCATGTCCTTcggggtgaagaggaggtggttTGCGATGGCCGCCGCCGTCCAGCTGGCGGTCAGCACGTACGCAGCATACATCGGAGAGCAGGTGCACTACGGGGACTGGCTCAAG GTACGAATGTATTCCAGAGCGCTGGCAAACATCGGAGGCTTCCTGGTTCTGGCCAGCGGGGCGGGGGAGGTGTACAGGCAGAAAGCTCGCAGCAGGTCCCTGCAGTCGACGGGACAGGTTTTCCTGGGAGTCTATCTCATCTGCTTG GTGTACTCCCTCCAACACAGCAAAGAGGACAGGCAGGCCTATCTGAACCACATCCCCGGGGGGGAGATCACCCTGATGGCCCTGGAGGTGCTGTTTGGCGTCCTGGCTCTGGCCTTCCTCTCCGGCTGCTACATCCGCCTGGCGGCTCAGATCCTCGCCACCATCCTGCCTCTGGTGATCCTGCTCATCGACGGCAACCTGGGATACTGGCACCACGGCCATAAGGTGGAGTTCTGGAACCAGATGAAGCTGATCGGACACAACGTGGGCGTCTTCGCCGCTGCGCTGATCCTAGCTACTGAcggctga